The Vigna unguiculata cultivar IT97K-499-35 chromosome 11, ASM411807v1, whole genome shotgun sequence genomic sequence taatgagtCATCCAAGCCGTCCAAAAAATATTATCCacgttttattttaaattgttgttGTCAATTTTGTACTAATTCGAGTCCCTCCATAGATTATAAATATAAACGAATCTTAGTTTGAGAGCATCACACCAAaatctctgtttttttttcttttctatgttGATGCTAACTCGTTTTCTTACGtgaaaactaattttttatatatcaaacaaaatcaattatctAAAATGACATTTCAACTAACTTACACACACGAAAACTAAAAGTTAAGCATaaattttttctctattttttttttcaattcgaAGTTCTGGTTAttccatttaaataaaaaaaacatgttatttacttatttaaaaaaatgttattttaatatacttatCAGTTCTCTCTATTTCTAacattatgaaattatttttatgatgttttaaatgcaaatattaaatttgagatTGAACcgaactaaaataaaatataattcaaactaataattgaatcagaattaccgatttttttaatagaaaaaatgagGAACGTCTTTGAAAGACGCGAAAAGAGGAGATTCCATCATATACatgaattttatgaattttccACTAATGAATTTTGTAGTTATTAAAAATCGAAAAGAAATCTATATAAAAAGATGTCTAACTCTCAGATTAATAAAAACTTCTaataaagaacataaaaaataattgaatattaaaCAAGTAATCTATAATattcataaacaataaaaaaaaaacatgattgtgaataaatatttaaatatttacttaggatttataagaattagtacaatcataattataataatattttaagtgtgtgtaattaactattaaattaatctaaattatGGAACACAGAAAATCTAGAAATGGCACGAGGGTATTATAAAATTAGGATATTCCGATATGGGACATGGATAATGAGAAGCGAGCGTGTTGAGCATCACTTGCGTGAAGTGTGGTTAACATTAATCAGCAAGTGGCAAAAGCTGAAGGGGTCCATTTTTTCTCAACATGCAATGCTACAAAACAACCAAGCTTTCTTCCAACTTGATGTAAGACCCTACCCTCTTCAAATCATTCACACCCACAAACACAACAAAAGCCAAACCAGGAAACCTTCTATCACCTTATCATAGATCATAAATAAATGCCAAcctaacaaaataataatccaACTCATTCACAGTAACTTTTTCTGTAGTTTCTGCATAAAGTGAAACAACTAACCAAGATTCTACTCTTTATGCAGCATATTTTTGTGAAATCATCATGTTGTTTATGTAGTatttttttcattgctttatttaataaagtgaGTATGGTTTAAACTAGAAGCTGATAAATTAGCACAGATTTTTTTGTTTGCTGATAAATCAGATTTTTCATTGCTGGCAGATTCATGCACTGGTGTGACACTTTGTCCACAAGAAAGTACTGTCAAGGTCTtcataaaattaagttaaactgataattttctatattctgaaaaaaaaaatcatctgtGATTGACTGATAATACAAAAGAATAAACAATGACTAAACTGTAGGAAAATATCTGAACATCTTTCACTTAATTTTTGAAGTTAAGTTTATCTGTAAGTTCAAAAAATCTGAACCAAAAGAGTTCCTTCCATTACATCAGGCCATGCAATGCTACTTGAATGGCCATACCCACCTTCTTTAGTCACTTCAACTTCTTTATCTCTTTGTCTTTTCTAATCCTTCCAAGTTTTTATCTGAAACTTTGGTCAACTTGCTCTTTAACTTATGAATGGTCTTTCTGTTCTCTCTCTAGGGACCACACACAAGTTAACACTAATAATAAGGTCTACATGTCAGCAAACTTGTGTTTCTCCCTTCCTGCATCCCCTGTAGAGGCTAGCTGTATGTACTTCCTTCTATTCTCCTTCTTCCTATAACCCCTGATTCAGCTTTGCTTCCTAAACAGGTTTTCTTGAACTTATGATTTATTcttctttccatttttttatgccacatatttctttttctctttctttacaATTCATGATCATGGTTTCTTCTGAACCTGATGTGTATGAACTCACTTTGTTGTGATCTACAGGCAACAAGGCTCAAGGAATTAGTGTTCCTTCTATCATGGGAGTTTGTTTGAGCACCAAAACTAAAActggtatatatatattcagattttttttcttcaccttTGTTTTAGCACCCTACTAGCTACATGCTTATGAAACGAGTTTAGATCCATGTGCTTCTGTGTTGATTGGTTTTGGTGTTCTTCACCTTAGAAGACTACATGGGAATGTTTTTAACTTCCTTGCTATAGCTCTTGTTCAATGAGTTTGGTTTGTCTAACTAAAGTCCAGTTTTTTCGGCTGAATGTGatatatgtttgatatatgCCATGTAGTTTATGAAAGTTGAAGTTTGTATATCATCTCAGGGTTAAACTCAAAGCATGTGAGTGCCGATGCCAAAGATCTCAGTAGCAGAATTAGTAAGGTCTCAGAGGTTTCGGTGCCTCAGAGTCTTGAGAGTGAGGGTGAGATGTTGAATTCATCCAATCTGAAGAGCTTTAGTTTGACAGAACTTACAGCTGCCACAAGAAATTTCCGTAAGGACAGTGTCTTAGGAGAGGGTGGTTTTGGTTCAGTTTTTAAGGGTTGGATTGATGATAACTCACTCTCTGCAACCAATCCTGGCACGGGGATTGTTGTTGCTGTCAAAAGACTTAGCCAGGATAGCTTCCAAGGTCACGAAGAGTGGTTGGTGAGTTTAATCTATTTCTTTAAACTTCAAACACTTTGATTTGGTTCACTTCTGCTAAACAAGAAGCAAGCACTGCCTCTGTTAAATGCTTAACTATGAATTCATGTTTCagaatgttttttctttgtagGCAAGGCGCAGTATAACTCAGGAAGCAAGTCTCAAGGTTCTTATCTTATCCATGTTTCTCTTCTAAACTAAACTCAAGTTTTCAACATGACTCTACATACTGTAGTGATTGGTATATAATATATGCAATCATGCAGTGTAAAAGTTGTTTGTAATGACATTCAATTACAACTTTTTTCATGCATGACGAGTTTATGATTCTGATTTATGAAAACTTGGAAAATGAGGATTAAGTGCTACCCTTACACGGGTTTGGCTTACAGTGTTTAAATTTATTGTGTTAGGATGAAGTCAACTGTCTAGGACAGCTTTCTCATCCTCATCTTGTGAAATTAATTGGATATTGCTTTGAAGATAGAGACCGTCTTCTGGTCTATGAATTTATGCCTCGTGGTAGCTTGGAGAATCACTTGTTCATGAGTGAGTTCTTCATCTCCCATCTTTTCAAATCGTTGACATTGTGAAGTGTGCCTAAAATCAGCCACATTGTTGCAACAGGAGGTTCATATTTTCAACCTCTTTCTTGGGGCCTGCGTTTGAAAGTTGCTCTTGGTGCTGCCAAAGGGCTTGCATTTCTCCACAGTGCTGAAACAAAAGTCATATATAAAGATTTCAAGACCTCAAATGTGTTGTTGGATTCGGTATGTGCCCTTCACAGACCCATGGCTATTATTAGgtttcaaaattatttagatATCATATCTGAAGATTCCCTTGCTCATTTGTTTCAGCATTACAATGCAAAGCTCGCTGATTTAGGGCTCTCAAAAGAAGCACCTACACTTGACAAAAGTAGTGTCTCCACTAGAGTAATGGGAACCTATGGATATGCAGCTCCAGAATATCTAGCCACAGGTATTGTGTGTGCGGTTAAACAAAAATGAGTTAAATTCGTTTTTAGTCTTTAAACTTTGATGCAAAATTGAATTTCGTCTTCATTTAAAACTTCGATACATGTtgggttatatattttttcatatgttttggttATATATGGGTTATGGTTATAGTCATTAAGAGATTGTGGTTgcatatggttatatgacattagtcttacacaacATTTGACACCagttttacaccaaaaccttaagacaatggtgttatgggtctttatttttatatagtgtttaactttgtctattttatcgaatgtgagacttttgactcacacttagacTTTTCCAACATTATGTGAAGGTCATGTGAGTGCTAAGAGTGATGTGTTCAGTTTTGGAGTAGTTATGGTAGAACTGTTATCTGGTAGGAGGGCTGTGGACAAGAACAGACCATCAGGGCAGCAGAATTTGGTGGAATGGGCAAAGCCATACATGGCAAACAAGAGAAAGCTTCTGCGTGTGTTGGATAACCGTCTTGAAGGACAATATGACATAGATGAGGCTTTTAAGGTTGCTACTCTCTGTCTGCAATGCCTTGCAACAGAATCCAAGTTGAGACCAAACATGCACGAAGTTGTCACAGATTTGGAGCAGCTGCAGGTTCCTCATGTGCATCATAATCGTTCTGTGAATACCTCACGTGGTCGTAGGAAAAGTGCTGATGATTTAACCAATGGTAGAAGCGTTAAAGCTTCAGTTTCCCCTCTCTCACATGACACTGCAAATAAACGTCCTTGAAAATTGTATGTTACCACATCAACTTGAACACGTTCATAGCACACATGTTTATGTTATAGGCTTTACATATCTTAGTATTATTGCTTGTACATATTCTAGGCTCTGTCTGTAACATAACCTTAGTCAAAATATCTGCACCTGCATATACTTTCTTGTGTAACTCTGGTTAGatcaattttgttgttttttcctTATTGTTCCTTCTCTGTGTTCTTACACTGAATTGCAATGTGGGGTTCTTTTCGATTTCAAGTTGTGCTTTATTGAAACTATCACAACACAAGTGGGAATAGTGGAAATTGTTTGCATTCAAATCGCAGTCACTAGGACCGTTTGTCGTGTGACAAATTGAAGAGCGACTTCACGCAAGATTCACGATCAATTAAACGAGATTTGGACACGCTCTGGAACATTTATTCAACTGTGTGTGTCTGTATCCAATTATATACTTTTCTTGGAACAACCATAAAgaaaaaatgggttaaatatgtcttCACTGTactaattttcaataaattttggaattagttcattttaaaattttagaccaatttagtttttcatctttttaaatacgtgtaattaattttttaatcaaattttattaaatttatttaacatttaaaatgtgttttataataatacttgatttaacattaaaataaaaatatgtcaaataataaacaattcaaatataattttaaaataagtataaaacaCCAAATAAATCGATATGAACTGAACTGAAGTTTAGTAAGTACATAGGTTTCTGCAAACTGATGTGAACATGTTTTTTGCGTTCTCTCAGGTTCTTCTGagtctcaaatttttttctaattataaacTATGACAAATGTTGACCTAAAGATACTCGCTGTAAAGACCCTAATAAATCAACTCCTCCATCAATTGAAtgtaaatttattacaaaacaCCCTCAACTTCTATTTGGAAGTTTTcattaaatgtaaatttattttattcaaccaTTTTGCGTGTGAATTTCCttccaattttgaaaatttgaaaaccaaTAAACACggaactttattttctttaaggAACTAAAAAAGTCACTtaccaaataaattttattaatagcTAAAATTATAGAACCACATTTTCTTTTACCCTGTCACTTCTGAAGAAAACGGTGTATCTGtcattattgaaaaaaaaaatctagttgTCTCTTATTCTAAAACTTCTAGTATTAGATGTAGATCTCATTGTATGttctaaaacaagaaaaaaaatacatttgttTAGTTATTATACCCCAATCAAAAGGAGAGAAGTTATATATAcaacatcaaatatataaataaataagagataaaaaatatttattacaaataatcttatataaatgatgaaaataatataatttgaacACTATATATTTAACGTCaaataaaaagagagaatatatatatatatatatatatatatatatatatatatatatatatatatgcatttatataaaacaaatatttcatcatCCACAAAAGCCCAAAAGAAacctaattatatatttacattaaatcAAACATACAGAAGTGAAACCAGTGCGCTGTGCTGTTGCAGTAAATGGTAGCACcttgttttattaataaaatatttacagtaatttatttcaaaaagaaaaaatgataaatgcAAGCAAGGCTCAAAGAAGTACAGATGAAACATTTAATTCCAGTTATTGCCCAAATTTGCATGACTAAATTCGTTGTTAGTTTGAGAAGgcaaaatcatcaataaatcaTAGCTTTCCTCAAAATTAACCTGTACATAACATTATTAATTGATACAAAATTGGGTATATACCAGCAAGTTAACTGTGTGCCTGACAATGTCGATTTCACTGACTGAAAACTATGTGATCAACAAACATTGCGAATTTGCTATTAGCAGGTGACTGACTGTAAGATCACTTAATCACCAGCTTCTTACTAGCCCAGGCGCCCAACTTTTCCAATCCAACCTTCCAATAGACTTGTTTCTTAAGCTGACCATGTCTTTGAATTCAAAAACCTTCTTCAGGTAATTGTTCCCTTGTTTAGCTGGTTCAGGTTCAGTTTCTTCTACAGAtaccttctcttctttttcttctccggCGGCTACAGCAGCTTGGGGGAAGCCTTCATACCGAGTATCAGTCTCAATGATAATGATTCCAAGAGACTCAACCACCTCACTCATTTTGGGGCGAGACTTCGGCTGTTTTGTGAGGCATTTGTTTGCCAGGATTGCAAGTTTATGGGCTGATTTGATGCAGTATTGTCCCTTAAGTCGAGGGTCTACAATATGATGGAACTTCCTAGGATCAGAAACATAAGATCTAACCCACTCTAAAAGCTTCTGTTCATTTTTAGGTAGGTTTCTCTCTACAGCTCTCCTCCCAGTGATAAGCTCGTAAAGAACTACACCAAAGCTCCACACATCACTCTTAGCAGTTAGCTTACCAGTCTGAACATACTCTGGTGCAGCATAACCTATGGTGCCAACAACCTTTGCAAATAAACAAGTCATTTACTTAGCATAGCAGCAAAATATCAGGATCAAAAACAAAGATTCAGACTTCAGATCATCAGTGTGGCTTTTCGTAAATTGGACTTGTTCACATtgaaaaatggtaaaatatggtttaatttgcaaatcttTTAATTTCCAAACAATGTTATGTATAGTTGTAGAATATAATGAATTTTCCCCAGAGTACAGACAAATTCTTACTGCTGTTGATACATAGCCGGACCCCTCTGAAGGTCCTTGCCTAGCCAGTCCAAAATCAGAAAGCTTTGCATTGAAGTTTTCATCCAGCAAGATGTTGGACGTCTTAAAATCCCGAAATATTAGCTGCACCAGTAATAGTGGCAATCATCAATAGTGTGTTTCAACAAAAATTCTCTATGGTTTTTGGCAGATGTGAAATGCTGTAAAAGATATCTCTATCCACACTAGAAACCAtccacaaatataaaataaaataaaaaaaaagtcgaGCCAAAATCTGATGGGGCTTGTAAACCACTATTAATCCTAAAAAAAAGCCAAAGAGGGATGTCTTAAGTCACAGAATTCTTCAATCTTCACAATTCTTTTATATTCTACTTCACTCTAAATcctaaacaaaagaaaaaaagaaaatcaattctCAACATTTGCTTTACTAACAAAAATTTCAGAGCACTTAAAATGTCCTTAATTGCATGAATCCAGATCAACGATTTCCTGCTCAATGCGGTTGTAGATTTGGTACACCCATATACAAATGTGCCCACCAAATAATCCTAAATTCCTCATGTTACATTCTCCTCTACTTTCAATCCAAATAATCCTCATCTCTTAAACTTGATTCCACACCAAAACTAAACCCATTGTTATGAAGCAACAAGCATTCACTTCAGCAATCCATGACAAAAATTCTCTACCAAGTATCGTTTTCCATAAAAGATATCCATCCATCCACAACATATATATCACTAATGAAttcgtaaaataaataaacacagTCCAACAAAAAGTACCcatttcttttcaatttaaCCAGAAAGACCCACATGTTCGTTTTGAAAGAAAATCACATAAATGACGACACGACAAGGTAAAGTCACAATCCATCACACACAGAGTACCTGAAAATCCATTTCTTCATGAAGATAAGCCAAACCGCGAGCCGCATCTTGCGCAATTCTCAACCTGGTCCCCCAAGGCAGAACCGTGGAAGGGACTCGCGCCAAGAGATGCTCCTCCAAGCTCTTATTCGGCATAAACTCGTAAACCAGAAGCCTCTGAATCCCTCTTTCATCGTCCTCAGCACAGTACCCTACCAACCGCACCAGATTGGGATGCTTCACCACTCCCAACAAATTCACCTCGTTGATCCACTCCTTGTGCCCCTGCTGCCCGTTGCGGTTCAGCTGCTTGATCGCCACCTCCTTTTCCTCCACCACGCCGCGGTACACGGACCCAAACCCCCCCTCGCCAACTAGGAGGGCGCGGCTGAACCCGCGCGTGGCGCACTTCAGCGCTGAGAATGGGAAGAGGCGGAGGTCGTTGGCGCGGCGCTGCACCAGGAAGTGATGGAAATCCACCGTGTCGGAGAATTCCGTGGAGTCGGAGTCGAAGTTGGAACGGCTGCGCGTGTCCATGAGACTGAGCGAACGCGCCCATGACACACGCGAGGTGGAACCGCGCGAACTCGGTGCCGCTGCCACGCAATCTTCGTCCTCTGCGTTGGAGAAGTAGAAGCACTTCATTTGCGGAAACCAATGAACAAACCCAAAAACATTCCAATTTCGCACACT encodes the following:
- the LOC114169806 gene encoding probable serine/threonine-protein kinase PBL9 isoform X2; translated protein: MGVCLSTKTKTGLNSKHVSADAKDLSSRISKVSEVSVPQSLESEGEMLNSSNLKSFSLTELTAATRNFRKDSVLGEGGFGSVFKGWIDDNSLSATNPGTGIVVAVKRLSQDSFQGHEEWLARRSITQEASLKDEVNCLGQLSHPHLVKLIGYCFEDRDRLLVYEFMPRGSLENHLFMRGSYFQPLSWGLRLKVALGAAKGLAFLHSAETKVIYKDFKTSNVLLDSHYNAKLADLGLSKEAPTLDKSSVSTRVMGTYGYAAPEYLATGHVSAKSDVFSFGVVMVELLSGRRAVDKNRPSGQQNLVEWAKPYMANKRKLLRVLDNRLEGQYDIDEAFKVATLCLQCLATESKLRPNMHEVVTDLEQLQVPHVHHNRSVNTSRGRRKSADDLTNGRSVKASVSPLSHDTANKRP
- the LOC114169806 gene encoding probable serine/threonine-protein kinase PBL9 isoform X1; its protein translation is MAIPTFFSHFNFFISLSFLILPSFYLKLWSTCSLTYEWSFCSLSRDHTQVNTNNKVYMSANLCFSLPASPVEASCNKAQGISVPSIMGVCLSTKTKTGLNSKHVSADAKDLSSRISKVSEVSVPQSLESEGEMLNSSNLKSFSLTELTAATRNFRKDSVLGEGGFGSVFKGWIDDNSLSATNPGTGIVVAVKRLSQDSFQGHEEWLARRSITQEASLKDEVNCLGQLSHPHLVKLIGYCFEDRDRLLVYEFMPRGSLENHLFMRGSYFQPLSWGLRLKVALGAAKGLAFLHSAETKVIYKDFKTSNVLLDSHYNAKLADLGLSKEAPTLDKSSVSTRVMGTYGYAAPEYLATGHVSAKSDVFSFGVVMVELLSGRRAVDKNRPSGQQNLVEWAKPYMANKRKLLRVLDNRLEGQYDIDEAFKVATLCLQCLATESKLRPNMHEVVTDLEQLQVPHVHHNRSVNTSRGRRKSADDLTNGRSVKASVSPLSHDTANKRP
- the LOC114168165 gene encoding serine/threonine-protein kinase PCRK1, encoding MKCFYFSNAEDEDCVAAAPSSRGSTSRVSWARSLSLMDTRSRSNFDSDSTEFSDTVDFHHFLVQRRANDLRLFPFSALKCATRGFSRALLVGEGGFGSVYRGVVEEKEVAIKQLNRNGQQGHKEWINEVNLLGVVKHPNLVRLVGYCAEDDERGIQRLLVYEFMPNKSLEEHLLARVPSTVLPWGTRLRIAQDAARGLAYLHEEMDFQLIFRDFKTSNILLDENFNAKLSDFGLARQGPSEGSGYVSTAVVGTIGYAAPEYVQTGKLTAKSDVWSFGVVLYELITGRRAVERNLPKNEQKLLEWVRSYVSDPRKFHHIVDPRLKGQYCIKSAHKLAILANKCLTKQPKSRPKMSEVVESLGIIIIETDTRYEGFPQAAVAAGEEKEEKVSVEETEPEPAKQGNNYLKKVFEFKDMVSLRNKSIGRLDWKSWAPGLVRSW